The genomic stretch ATCAAATATTCAATATTGGAGCCTAATTTATATGTATCTGAGACTTTccactaaaatttcttttttatttccactaAAGTTTCTGTTTGGAAAGGATATTTATACTTGAGCCCTTAGAAAGTTTCTCATTATGAGTgctctcaattattttattttcaaccagAAATGCCATTAGTTCAAAGCAGTCTCAATTGATGCTAGTTCTGGATAATTATGGAGATcatttcacagaatttttttaagcttaacaCAGATTAAGCAGTTATTCCTGGAGGCATAATCTCACAGTTGCAAATATTAGTGACCTGGTAAACAAGTGCTTAAATTATAGAGATGAGGAGTGATCCTAAAGGATGAATGGAGGTAACATTTTCTAAAGTGAATTGGTAGTTGTGATTTGACGTAAAATTTCCCATGAAACCTCCATACATGGATTGGAAGTTGTCTGTCTATTCAGTAGAGATGTTCTCTGGAAAACCATTTTAGGTGGCTCAGAAATGGTGCCAGCCACAATGAAATCATTAGGTCACAGATGCACCATCTTCCTCATATTTCATTGAGGTCTCTTCTCAAATGTTGAATCAGAGAGGTTTGTTGTGAGCATCCTGTCTAAAGTAGCATcccctggggcacctaggtggctcagtcagttgagagtccaactcttgatttcacctcaggtcatgctcctatggtttgtgagttcgagccccacatggggttctgcactgacagctcggagcctgcctgggattctctgtctccctctaccccctcccACTTGtactttctataaaataaaagtaaaaaaataaaataattaaaaattaaatataataattggtCAGATATGCTATTAAGTAAAGGCAGGGTGAAATAATCTCATACGACTGCACACTAGCCCAGCATACCTCTCCCCAAGGTCCCCTTCCACCCACTAagccaaaaaaaataagaaatggaaaacattaccCCAGAAAacagtgtaaaaaaaataatcattttctcctttttttaaatttaggaacaAGTTCCAGTTCCGGTCTACCATCCAACACCTAGCCAGACTCGCCTAGCAACTCAGCTGACCGAAGAGGAACAAATTAGGATAGCTCAAAGAATAGGCCTTATACAACATCTgcctaaaggagtttatgaccctGGAAGGGATGGATCAGAAAAAAAGATCCGGGAGtaagttttaatttatacatGTTTCAGAGTTCTAGCTCCAGagatttgcttttgaaaaatattctcctacattttattttttttttctcctacattttaGAAGATGAATATTTAATTAGTTCATGCAAGAGACTATTAAGATACAgcaattaaaggggcgcctgggtggctcagtcagttcagcatccaactctggctcaggtcgtgatctcacggtcagtgagtttgagccctgcgtcaggctttgtgttgacagcttagagcctggagcctgcttcagattctgtgtctccctctctctctgctcctccccacacatgccctgtctctctctgtctcaaaagtaaacattaaaatatttaaaaaaaagatacagcaattaagaattttcattaaaaaaaaaaaatagctatgaaATGGTGTGAATTCTGACCATGTTATATGTTGTCCCTGTCCATGTATCACTTAAAAATGATTCACCTGTGTAAGTGTGCTGGTGGCCTTGTCTGCtgggaaagcagtttggcaataTGTCAAAGACTTTCTCAGGTCTATACCCTTTGAGACAGTTAATTCTAAAGCTCTATCCTAAAATGTGTACCTCACTCCAACTCTTAGCACTTTATACACAAGATATTCACCATGGTTTTATTTAGAGTAGAAGTATAGCTAAGTAAATTGTTTTATAGGAATACATTGGTAGATTATGCAGCCACTAAGATGGTTAAGGAGTTTTAGTGATAATTTGGAAAATCTTACACCTATTCTTAATTCGTGGAATAATTTTATTATGCCTGATGagttgaatataaaattttacttctgGGAAGTTTTTGTCCTCAGAGCTCAAGACATAATTTAATTTACTATGTTGATGCTTGGCTCTTTGAGCCATAGCACTATTTAGTACTAGTACCTAAGATAATAAACTGTCTAGAATACGGACTTCTGAAATATTACAGTATTCGGTTGCTTCTTAAACCTGTAGAAAAATGCAGTGAACTTGAAACTAGGGTTAATGAAGAGATCTTTAACTATAACAGTCCAGTAAGTAGGCTgaatttagtgtttgtttttacatatagttattaaaatgaaaactatcttACTCTTGGGCTTACACTAAAAGCTGAGTTCAGGTACACAAATTTGATCTGATGGCTTCCTACCTTGAAGCATCACATTCTTCTTCAGGTGTCTTCTATAATATGTAGCTGCTTTATAAATGCAGTTCTAGGAATGGATTTGATCCCCATGTGGTCCATTCCTCTTTGCTCTGTTAGGTCTCAAACTTGGCACATTTCCAGGGGATCAAAGTAAGAGATTGTTGATGGAATAATGCTTATTAGGAAAAAATTCAGTTTGCATGCTCAGGTGGTAGGATTACAGGCAAGCCATTTTCATCTGTTCAGTTTAACACTGTCTTTGTAATGAgattttaaagagtattttagATGACTTCTCTAAACAtgctttttctgatttctctcccTGACCCCCAACAGGTGTGTGATCTGTATGATGGACTTTGTGTATGGGGACCCAATTCGATTTCTGCCGTGCATGCACATCTATCACCTGGACTGTATAGATGACTGGTTGATGAGATCCTTCACGTGCCCCTCTTGCATGGAGCCAGTTGATGCAGCACTGCTTTCGTCCTATGAGACTAATTGAGCCAGGGTCTCTCGTCTGACTTTAAGTGAACCATCATTTTTGGTGGTTTTGATCTTTTGTCACTGAGCCCAAAGAGCCAGGGATTAGGAATTAAGATCATGCACAAAAGTTTCCTAAAAATTCCTGAATGGCTGCAGATGTTGGGGAAAAAATACGTGATATTTTAGAAACTTAGGGGGAAAAGTAGGATGGTATTTTTATGTAAAGCCTTGACCCAgtgtttaaaaacataattgtACTTAGATCTTGTTATTGCTCCAGTACATAGGAATTGTGTAAAGTGTTACAGCAGCTGTATATGTTTAAATTGTGTGTGTTGAAGATTAGGAAAAAGATAGTGGTTGTTTTTCCtacatgaaataattttctttttcccccaccaAAATTCTTTTCTGAAGTTGCTGGCATTTGGGTCAAGGTTTTATTAAAAGCTACATTTTATAACACTGGCacaaaaaaaagtagttttaagCTTGTTTgcacagttctttttttccattggaaatgGAATTCATTGCCTTAGGTCTTTTTAAATAGTGTATTATTATCGTTGGGGCTGGCTCTATGCTTGAAAACCAGTTTATTTATAACCTGTTATAAGTGCTATATCTGTTTGCAGTTAGGAAATGCAGAATTCAAAGTGATCTCCTAGCTTGTAAGCAAACTGAGATGCACTATCCCTTTTCTATAAAAAATGAGTTATGTCAAGAAACCAACTCTAGTAAAGTGGGGTTTACTATTACCCTTTCCTATGTGTTTTATCTAATTATTTTGGTTGTTAATATGGTAATAATTAAAAGTcaaggtaaattttaaatattaagatttCTGATTTATTGAGCTTGACTTATGCCACCACGCTTATGTAAAATGAAAGTGGCACCATGGTGAAACTGAAAAAAGTTGCTCAGTTGTAACCgttttgatttattctttcttgtGACCTCTTTCCCTTATTGTCTTGAACCATAGCAAAAGGATACTGCATCTCTTAATAATTGTAGTGCTGAGGTTATTGAAGTTATATAAAACACATCTCAGTCTCTGTTTCTTAGAAAGGACAGTCCTGCTAGCTGACTGACAAGTCTAAGTCTAAGCAGGGAGAATTAAGATAAATGTATTTCATGTTTTGCACACAAATGCAAAATTTGTATAACCACGTGACTTCATAGTTGTGGTCTCAAAGAAggaatttttcctttatctttttcttgcaGTTAATGTAAGAGCACTCTGAATCTCTAAGCTTCTGAAGTGTTAGAGGTAGAGATGGTCTAGTAAAGATGTAGTTTGTAATGTTTTATCCATTtagcatgtgtttatttttccttatgtacTCAAAGGTGACATTTGTTCAGCTCAGTGATATTATAGTTAAGAATCATTCATTAGCAAAAGGAGAAGCAATCTCAGTCTAACAaatcagaaatgtttattttatattgagtTGACTATTTGACTCTAACACTTTTCTACATACAAAACACAAGTATCTTGAGGGTTCTCCATTATTGCATTGTAGAGGAATTCAGTATGTCATAAAACCTTCTTAAAGATTTGACACTAGACTGTAGTATACATATGTTGGTTAATTTTCTTATGAGCCCCATGATGGAAAGACTTAAAGATGAGAttgagaaaaactgagagaaattAGATTATCAGGTTCTTTTAAATTGTTACACGTATCTtgcttaagtttttgtttattaatttatatccACCCAATTACATAAAGCAAATTTGGAGGAAACACCTGAAGTTGTGCAATATTTTCAGtgatatattactttttttatccTGTGTTTTCTACTTAAACATGTCTGTGTCATCAAGTATTATAgtcagactttcctttttttctacattgTTAAAAATggtaagtgaactttaaaaatatcatctaaTATGTTTCTGTTAGTTTTTATTACAAGGCTTCTTTCACAGAAGTTTGGCAGTAATATTGAAGGAACTAGTATTGAGCTGAAAATTTTAAGGTACtttgtattctttaattttgatttcCATACATCATGTTAAGAACTATCAATTTTGGCTTTTACTAAAGTTAAATAAAGTTATAATACAGTTGTAAAGGGCTAGAGTTGATTacattagaatattattcaaattatctaatctttctttaaaacagtgtataaatttaaaacaatgtacaCATTCATAAATTTAATCTCTAGGTCTATATACTTTTTGGGAAGTATTTTTTATGGTGTGGCATTTAATACCATCTGATCATAACTTAAGCTTGATAGCTTCCAATTTTCTATAGCTAGAAATAATAGGTACAGCATTTAGATTTAGGCAAGATGTGTCCAGGGTTGGCTATAGGATTTGAAATATCTGAAAAGCCTGATCAGGAAAAAGTAAGATTCTTACCCTTTTAAGTGTAAACACAACAAGTTGTATTACTTTCAAATACTTGTGTAGTTGGGTAAACAAAAACTTTTTCAATTCTGAGTGTTCTTTATAGGAAATTTCTTAAACCAGGAGAAGATTCCCCTTACTGTTCGTGTCTCCTGTGTGATATAAACCAGTATGATTTTACAGAATACAGTGAGCATCGAGGTGACAAGTTCTTTGCGTACCACAAATCTCATAAGGAAGCATGCATTTTACAAAAGGAATAACAATAGTCAAGAGCAGACCTGTGTATACTCCCGAGACTGAAATGGTAAATAGTAAAGAAGGTAAGTTTCTTTGGCATAATTTAGAAATGTAGGCAGTTTGGTTACCTCTGCTTACAAAGGCATTATAGCAGTTTCCCATAGCCAATTGGTTACACTTGCATGTAAGGGCACAGTGGCCACTGTAGTAACCCCAACTAATTTGGTGAgcctttaattttgaaattagtgGACATGAGAGAAGTTGGATTGGTTactatcttcaaatatttttaaagttactcaCTGAATATAAAGATCATCTGCTCCTTTTTCTGGGTGGGAGAAAGAAGATTATAACCCCCTCTTTCTGTACCCTCTGTGCAGCTCCCTTACTCTAATCTTACACTCTTCAAAAAGCCACAGACCTGGCTGAGGATGTCCCCCTCATGGGAAGCGTGGGTATAAGAGCCATTAGCACCCAGAGCTGTCTTCCTGACAGCATTTATATTAACCCTTTGAGGACTTAGCTAAATTCCTTCTAATTTCTTCCCTTTTGGTCTTAGTTCTAAATTTTTTACCATTGAGGTCTCAATTCCATCAATTTCATACCTCTTTTATTCATGAAGGCTACTTGATGTTCCTGCTTCCTTCAGAAATGAATCAATAAACTATAGGCTAGCCTGCCTGTTAGGAGATTGGATCTACCCATTCATctctttaaacacatttttttccttgaagacaTACACAAATCTAGTTGCctaataaatgcttgtttaaaATATAGAGTAAAATGTCCAATTAGGAGATTTTCATTGTTGCTTTGAATATAGTGATTGACCTACTATTAGATGTGATTTTCCTGAGAGCCATTAAAAATGGTCtctgaaatgattttttcttAGTTCTGTATATGTCAAAacacgtggggtgcctgggtggcttagttggttgagtatccagctcttgatttggctcacatcatgacctCACAATTGGTGAGATAGAGCCCATGTTGAACTCTGCTGGCAGaggggagcctgtttgggattctctctctccctttctccctctcctctgctctctcaagcatttaaaaattaaaaaaaaaaatgtatttgcctACGGTCAGGCATTGGTGTAATGCTCACAACTCAGATTTAGGGCTTTTGTTAGTAGTAATTCAAGCGAAACATAAGGAAAGGATTTAATGGAATAACTGTAAATGATTGTATAACAAACATCTCAAAATAGTACTTTTTCTAAGTGGTTTGAAAGCCTAGAGTAagttgattttatgtatttagggGAAGTTAATTGGACTGTTTATTAGCTCTGCACAAAGTATTTTTActagagaaaaatgatttttttttaaagatcctacAACACATTAAGGCTTGTATTAAAATGATATATAGATGTTAGTAAATGAATGAGGCACATATATTTTGgcaatattaatttaaatatacttcGTAAATTGTTTCCTGAGAGCCTATGGATCTAATAAAAACATCccaccaaaaaatttaaaaaaaaattagcccaCTTAATTGTACCCAGtccttttataaattatatagtggtagttttaaaaataacagcacaaCTGGGTACTCACTGATTATTCAGAAGTTGATTGTCCAGATAGTAACCATACTTTGCTTTTCCGTTTGTCCTTTGGctattttccttgctttttagCAAGTAGATAATCCACGAATCCCTTCACACCCATTTCCTGATCCATAAAATTGTTGATAGGTGCTTCACCAAAATTGTACAAAAGGGATTTGGATTTATCTGCTTAATTGTCCACATTGTTTTTTGCTTTATCACTCTGAGCAATAGGCATTAGTTCAGGAGCCATCTGATTAATGTTGCTGATAGACTAAAACCATTTATTGTTTTCATAAAGTCTTTAA from Panthera leo isolate Ple1 chromosome C1, P.leo_Ple1_pat1.1, whole genome shotgun sequence encodes the following:
- the RNF11 gene encoding RING finger protein 11, translated to MGNCLKSPTSDDISLLHESQSDRASFGEGTEPDQEPPPPYQEQVPVPVYHPTPSQTRLATQLTEEEQIRIAQRIGLIQHLPKGVYDPGRDGSEKKIRECVICMMDFVYGDPIRFLPCMHIYHLDCIDDWLMRSFTCPSCMEPVDAALLSSYETN